From the genome of Chiloscyllium plagiosum isolate BGI_BamShark_2017 chromosome 13, ASM401019v2, whole genome shotgun sequence:
AACACTTCGACAGCCACCGTGTACTTTCCAGGAGAGCTGACATAAGCCGGAATAAAAGTGATCCAAACAGCACAGAAGATCAGCATACTGAAAGTTATATACTTCGCGTCATTGAAATTATCTGGAAGTTTCCGGGCAAGAAAAGCTAACAGGAAGCATACAGTGGATAGAAGACCAATATAGCTGGATACAAAATAAAAGGCTTTTAAAGAACCCACGTCACATTCCAAAATAATGATATCTCTATAATAGGTCATGTTTTTCAGTGGATAAGGAGGTGATACAATGAGCCAGATTGTGCAAATTAGACCTTGAAGAAATGTAAGGACGAACACACTTAACCGTTGCTGCATGGGTCCAAACCAGTTCATCAAGTTGTTGTTGGGAAGAGTTGCTTTAAAAGCGATCACAACGAGAACGGTTTTCCCCAAAATACAGGAAATACAGAGAACAAATACAATTCCAAACGCAGTCCGCCGCAACATGCAGGACCATCCGGTCGGTTTCCCAATGAAGGTAAGTGAGCACAGGAAGCAAAGCGTTAGGGCAAAGAGAAGGAGGAAACTCAGCTCCGAATTGTTTGCTCGAACGATAGGAGTTTCCCGATACCGGAGGAATACAGCAACTGTCACCAGTGCAAGACACGCCCCCACTGAAGCAAGTGCCACTAAGACATAGCCGAGAACCTCTTGAAATGAAAGAAATTCAATCTTTTTGGGAACACACCGATCCTTTTGCTGATTCGACCAGTATTCCAAAGGACACTTGATGCAGTCACTGGAATCTGAAAGAATTGAAAGAATCAAGTTTTGAAAACGAAGATGATATTGACCACAGAACATCGCATTTGGTCCCATGTTTGCATATACCTGTGGTGTTGCTAATCTCACCATCGGCGCACTCTGCACAGTCAAAACAACATATTGGTTGACCTTTCCTGCTGACTTTCCTTGTTCCCGGAGCACAAGACTCTGAGCAAACAGCACGTGGTATctaaaacaaatgaaataataCCTATGTGATCCATAAAATGGAACCATAGCGTTAAAGACATGAAAAAGCTAGTATTTTGTCGTTCGGAAAGGCTTTTAATATATTAAACTGACAATGCAAATTATCATCTGTTAGTTCCCAATGCTTTGCATGGTTCCCTGAATGAACCCTGGCTGCAGCTGATATGATCCTCCAGCAGTCCTCCTCCATTTGCATCGGATTGTTGCCAGGAAGAGATAACAACACAAATTGCATACATGTGACATTACTGACATGAATTACACAGTATCTACTCTCCACAAAAGCTTGATCCAACACTCTATATTCATCATCAACGCCGTAAGTGTTAATTATTTTCTCTCGTGGCGATTTCCGTAGGTCTCGTAAATCCATTAACATCATTCCATTCAAGAGCATTTTGGAGGTTatatgtatagagtcatagagatgtacagcatggaaacagactcttcggtccaactcgttcatgccaacctgatattctaacccaatctagtcccatctgccagcacccagcctaaattcctccaaactcttcctattcatatacccatccaaattccttttaaatgttgcaattataccagcctccaccacttcctgtggcagctcattccatatacatgccaccctctgtgtgaaaaggtttcctcttcggtctcttttatatcttgctcctctcaccctaaacctatgccctctagttctggactcccccactccagggaatagattttctctatttaccccatccatgcacagcatgattttgtaaacctctataaggtcacttctcagcctccaacgcaccagggaaaacagccccagcctgttcagcctctctttatagctgaaatcctccaaccctggcaacatccttgtaaatcttttctgaaccctttcaggtttcacaacatctttctgataggaaggagaccagaattgcacgcaatattccaacagtggcctaaccaatgtcctgtatagccgcaacataacctcccaactcctttactcaatactctgaccaataaaggaaagcataccaaacgccttcttcactaacctatctacctctgattccactttcatggagctatgaacctgcactccaaggcctctttgttcagcaacactccctagcacattacctttaagtgtataggCCCTGccaaggtttgctttcccaaaatgtagcacctcacatttatctgaattaaactctatctgccacttctcaggccattggcccatctggtcaagatcctgttgtaatctgaggtaaccttcttcgctctccactacatctccaattttggtgtcatctccaaacttactaactatacctcttatgttcacatccaaatcatttatataaatgacgaaaaaaagtggacccagcaccaatccttgtggcactccactggtcacaggcctccagtctgaaattcTCGGGGTAAATTGAGGAAACTTATGATTGAAGATCATGTATCTTTTTTACGTCTATCCTATCAAGGCCTTTCATAATCTCAAAAACGTCTATCGCTTCACCGCtccgagaaaaaaaaacagacttgaCAATGGGCGGTAACAAattaaaacataaattgctgcaGGTCCTGCAGCATCCCGGAAGAGAAAACAGGgccaacattttgagtctagagaCCAATTTTGTTTACTCTAAACTTTCCAGATAAATATAAATAATGCATGCAAAAATATCCCAATTCAAAGAAGAAGTAAAGCAGGAAGATTTTTTGTAAAAATATAGATTTTATTTCAGCTACATTGCAATAAAAAAAGGTATTTCGAAATGGACATTGAAAATTACATTTGCCACTGATGAATTGCACAGAAATAATCGTGGTGAGAAGAGGAACAAAATCTTGGTTTCGGGGTAAAGGGAAGAAGTGAAATTGGAACAGGTGTTCTGCAAAACGAATCAGTTATGTGCAAAACTAGGGCTGTAAGAAAAGACAATCCATAGCGGCAATACCAGTGACGCCCATGGTCTAACTCTTCTTTTCAATTTTTCGCGGCCTAACGACACTTTTTTTGCCATTGTTTCTCAGTGACGATCGTAAGGAAAATACCTGCTTACTAGTGGAGCTCCACACGATATCTCCAATATTCAGGACAACTTCTTGTCCCTCCGCCGCTGAACCGTCATAATATCCAATTTTTACAATTTTAAGCATACCTTCCGCgttcatttgtaaatttattaaGTCATACTTTGGGACCGGATCGCCGTTTTCGTCAAAATACACGAGTTCTCCAGTGCTAGCAGTGAAATTTACCGAGTGTAGATAGTGCAGTAGCTAAAGGAGAGCAAAGCCACGCATGTAAATTGTCCCTGCCATGTTTATACATGCATTAAAATTCATTTGAACAAATTACACTGATAGTTTAGAAATTAATGATATAAAAATATGCATCCGGAAAAGAATAAATAAGGTTTGGAGATCACTACCTGCCATTTTTTGCAAGTTTCGGATCATCCGTCTGGCATTCAAATCTTTTTATTAGTCCCAATGATTCTAATTGAGAATATGtggacctttgagtgcaggttaaTCGTTCCTTGAAAGGGGCTtcgcaagtagacaggatagagaAGAgagcgtttggtacgctttcctttagtGGACAGTGCACTGAGTcttggaattgggaggtcatgttgcggctgtacaggacattggttaggatgttgtgaaacatgaaagggttcagaaaatatttacaaggatgttgctgcagggagaagttgaacaggctgtggctattttccctcgagagttggaggctgaagggtgaccttgtagaggttgataaaatcatgaggggtatggataggggtATGGataagcaaggtcttttctctggagcggAGGTGTCCAGAATTCGAGGGaatggatttagggtgagaagggaaaaagtAAAAGGGACCTTgtggcaacttttccatgcagagggtggtgcctgaatggaatgaggtgccgtgagctgccagaggaagtggtggagactggtacatttgcaacatctaATAgacatctggatcggtatatgaacaggaagggtttagggcttcatcggccaagtgctggcaaatggaagtagattagattaggttatctggtcaccatggaactaagggcctgtttctctgctataCATCTCCTTGAGCCTCTATGAGTTTCGAACCACAACTGAGTTTTGACTGATAGTGCAGTATAATTTGCAATGTGTGCTGAATTGCCGGAGAAacatgttttaaattaaacattCACGGAGAACTAAGGCGCTGTAATAAAGTGAAAAGACGAATCTCGTCAATAAACATCAACAACAATGACTGACATCGATATTGGGAGCATTTATCACATTGTTATTATTGGCATATCATTGGCTACAATTTAGCTTTTCTATTTCAAACTTCACAGCAGTGAATAAACCTCTCAAGCACGTCACAGTCTATAAGAGATTGCTGAAGAGGTGTAGGCCTGTCTGATTATTACAATAATGGATTTATATTTGTTCTTCACCTATTTGTGTGATTGAATTTGCAGTATTTGGTATATTTCATTCTCATTTTGATACAtgagtaacatattggcatgcTTTTCTCTCAATCTCCAAGGGGAAATTTGTTGTTGAAATGGAGCTCTGAAAAAAGACACAAGCGGAAATAAAACTTCAAAGAtgatgaaacaaaatgaaatattttcctACCTGCCAAGGTTCAAAGCTTGAAATATGTGCACAAGTGCTATTCATAAAAGGGCCGTTGTTTTCTTCACAGTTTAGCATATCGTCAAGTGCATGAGCGACAGCGTAGACCGCTTTGTACACATGGTAGGAACTTCCGTCCATGATCGCTGGAAGATAGGTATTTTCTAACCCATCTAAATGTTCATTTCCCGTGCATGGCCGCACTTGAAATGCAGAACTTCGGGTGTCTGTCGTGTCGCCCGTGGTTAAAGAGCACGAGAAGAGATTTTCCCAAAACTCCTTCACAAAAGTGCTGTCAGGAAACCTAGTAGGATGAATTTTCAGGAGATGATCTCTGAGGCCGGCTATTTCTGTCCTTCGGGTCGTTGGACCAATGGCCCCAACACGAGCCCTTGCTCTTTCTTCAGTGAACAATGTATCTCCTGTAAGCCATCCTTCAGTTCCAATCCACTGTATACCCGTTACATTTTGGCGCAAAATCTCCTCAATTAACACTCGCATATCTCTTTTTTGCAAGAATCCAACCACAACCTTTGTGGTCGCTTCTTTCATCACCTGCACTATTTTGCTGATTTTCTCAGCAGGATCGGTTCTGTAGAACGATTCAGAATACGCGATGCAAACCCCAATTTTCTGGGCCTCTTCGATAAATGTCCTCATCCCAAAGTTCCCATAATCTGTGTTGCTTCTAACCGCGCCAATCCAATTCCAACCAAAGGTTTTCACGAGTTCAGCGAGAAGTTTGGACTGATATTTGTCGCTTGGTATCGTTCTAAAGAAAGTCGGGTATTCTTGCTTATCGCTCAGGCAAGAGCAAGTGGCGAAATAACTAATCTAAAGAAAACGggaaaatatatgtaaatatgctttcattgtttttttttaattaattctgaAAAACTTCATTCCTTTACCTTCAATATGAATGTATTTTACTTATTTATGAATTTCACCAAGTGCAGTATCAAGCACAAATGCCTGTGAATGGAAATGATCACACAAAGTAAATCGTTTGccgagttttttaaaaaaagacgtgGCGCACTGAATTTTGCACTGGTTAGCACATGTGGTTGCATGAGAACTATCGTCCTGAAGGAACGTGTTGAATATTCTACTGGAATTTATAAGATGGTCTGAGTCTGAAATAACCTTTCTTTTTATGATGACAATTTcgctaaatgttgtaactgtacactcACGAGCAAACGGGTGGTATGTTGGGGGAGTAGCataatggtaatatcattggatAAGTAAACCAAAGCATATGATTGTGGGTATTTGGGTTTAAATCCCGCTATTGTAGATAgcaatatttgaattcaataatgccTGCAATAAGCAAAAACAATTATGACAAAATGTTTGGCAGGGCAGAGAATCAGgttcgcattgctgcctcaccGATCCAGAGCCCGGGTGTCCATTTCGCctttgggtgactgactgtgtgaaggatatacattctccacgtgtctgcgaggatttatttgggggggggggggggcttccgTCTTCTcctacagtcaaaagatgtgcagcttatgtGGATTGACCGTGCAAAATTGCATCATAGCGTCTAGGTATGAGCTGGCAAGGTGGTAGACGTAATAAATGCCAGGATGGGAATGGAATGCTCTTAGGAGAGGCTGTGCCCACTCCATGGTTCAAATGGTCTCTATTTGGACAGTGGGGAATTGAAGATCCTAGGCGTTGGAAGCATGCAGTAAGCTACTAAACACGTTACCATCGGAATTCCAAACGTTCCAACTGTCCTTGCGGCGGCAATAGAGGATGTGGATGAATCACAACCAATAATGGCTGCAACATTAGAAGAACCTTTACAATCTGGGTACTCAATTAGTTCTTGCTCTCCATTCACCAAAGCTAGCGCGGCTTCCGACGCTATCGCGGAGATCGAGCAGTCATCGTAGATCTCATACCCGAGAGTGATATTCGGAAGTAACGTTTTGCTCTGGTTTATTTCTTCAATAGCAAATATCATTGTCTGTATCAGGCGGAAGCTTGCGATATCAAAACTGCAGGGTGAGATGTGAAAGAGAATGACATGCATATTATATTCACCATTCGATTATGCAAACCTCATTCACCCAGATCACGCAGCCCCGCTGAGAATCTCGCCTTAATTGATAACCACAACAGAGGCACAAATTCCGAGCATCAGACTTCTGCTGAAACTTACGGTTTGCCAGAAAGGCCTTCTTGGCCTTACTACGGAACAAATTAGTGAGAAAGGTTGGGTCGGTTGTCCGCCACATACCCAGCTATATACCTTGATTCAAGTCgtgtttacaatgtttaaaatgctcTCCGCCAGTGGGACTATGAAAGCAGCCCAAGCACCCCCAACCTACTGTCAGCATCCATGGCAACCGATCGGTAAAGCCGCCGCACTCACGCCTCTTGTTCCCTGATATTCTGCATGTATTCAACGCAGTGTACAGCCGGCACACTGGACCCCTTGTGTATCTCAAACTCCGCTCACACCCACGGCCCAGCATTTCCAACATCCATTATCCCGTTGTGCATCAACGCCCATTCCGCTCACCAGCCGACTTATCCCACGCCACCCAAAACCCTATCCTTCCATGCCCCTTTACTCTGATTAATAGGCATGAGGAACTATAATTAACTTGTTGAATCAATGAACCCGTCCAACTGCCTGCAACTACCCTGAGGCACATAAGCCATCTGGAAACGCGTACAAACTCCtggaaatatttacaagcaacGATCAATACCCTAGAAGACTTAGAAatgtttaaaactttaaaaatgcGCACAACATCACAGAAATTAATACTACCCGGTGGAAGACTGGAAAACTGCGCAATCTTTACACTCACGGTTTCCTCCAATGACCTGAAAGGGAACGCAGCTCCGCCATATCTGCCACCCGCTACTGCCCCTCGCAAATTCTACCCgacgaaggaacagcgctccgaaagcttctacttccaaataaacctgttcaattACAACCTgccgttgtgtgatttttaacatagtaaaCTCCCGTCCAACACCGCCGCCTCGAAATTACCCTCGCGAATTCCTTCGAATATTACTGACAGCAGAGAGAGGAAGTTCGAATGCCTCACCAAAAATACAAGCTAAAGGTGCAGTTGAAAGCACATTCAACCGCCTATGCCACTGCCATGCTCCTGACCATAACGTATGTGTCTATATCAGTAATGTTGATTAATTGATCACCTCTAGTGATATACTCCCACATAAAATGAGAAATTCTCTCTCTATTTACTCTTTGAAAACCTGGAAACTCATTAAGTCATCCGTTAGGTCACACTCAGCTTTCATTTCCACGAGGAAAGTAAACGATCTGTTCCCTTCCCATATATAACTCCAAACATTTCCTTGCATCATCCTTGCAAATCATCTCTGCAGCATCTCCACTGTCCCACTTGTCTAAGAAGCTGAAATGCATTGCTCGAGGTATAGTtagtgcggtctaaccaatgttcaATGCTGGCTTATTAGAATCCTCCCAAGAATCAGTTTTAAGCCTTTTGACATGAAACCTTTCGTTTTGGTTTGCTTTAGTAATCACATTCCAAACATGTGACATAGCATTTCGTGACCCGTCTACTTGCCGTTCAAtaccattttctttttctctatcCAGATATGAACTTGCAAAGTAGTTAGTGATCTCTCTATTCTTCATAGCTAAATGTGCTATCTCATACACTTCTGTGTTCAGCTTCATTGCATTTACTTGCCcgttttggaattttaaaaatctatcttctaatttgttgcagtCTGCTCAACGTGCAAAATCTAAAACTCCACGTTTCTGTCATCAACATCTGTAGAAATTCTGTTTTGTATTCTGTCTAAATCATTACACCTTTGCCGAATGTTGTTCAAATTTTATTTCCATTGCGTAACGGATTCCAATACCACCGCCAACGGCACACAGATTATTTCTAATTAACATCCACGTCGTTTATTTTCAGTGTACTTTTGATACCTTGTACCTTGTACCTTCTGTTTCAGATTCGCTTCTGCCCCCCAAATAACCATTTTCACATTGCAAGGACAATAAAACCAGTCATCAACAATTCCATCTCTCTATAAGTAAGCATTACTTCCTTAAACAAGcacaaacacaaagaatgctggGGCAAATCTGCCGCATCCGTGGACAAATTTTTCAAGTTTGTTATAACTCTTCTTGAGAGCTCATTTTGTCTTTGCGTGGTATGCAATATCAAAGTGAAATTCGACATCATAGAGTAACGTAGACAGCTAAGAATGGTCATTAGTCTGCAAAAGTACTTAATGCAATCAAGATATCAGAACATGATCATGTTTAGAACAAACACAATACTGTTTAAATGCTGCATTTGATCATTACTCACTGAGTTCAGAAAATTATTCGGGATGTGTGGTTTCGTGGATTCAGGATTTCTTTATCGTTTACTACTgtgtcctaagatgtgcaggttaggtatatTGGCCGCCAAATTGCCCCGTACTATTTAGGAATGTGCAGGTTCTGTGGGTTGCCCGTGCTAAATGCGGATTTACAGCAAGAAAGTGGGGTTTTGATCTTGCGGGAGACTCTTCAGAGAGGTCGAATACCTCTTTCTGCAttctagggattctataatttttttGATTGCTTGACCTACCTTTCGCAATACGTGTCTGACGGACTGACGGCAAATGAGGGAATATCATGAATCACATCTAAATGTGCTGCGAATATTCCGCCCACGATAATATCGCCATCTTCAGACAAATTAGGCAAGTCACCTTTTCCTCGAGACTTACAAACCATTCCAGGTGATTCCTGCGTAGACACAACAGCTAGCAATAGGAATATCGGAAACAAAATCATGGCGTTCTTGCACAGAACCTATCACTAGATTCAacgaaatgagaaaaaaaagtggaGTTATAAAGGGACTGTTATGACCCGAGGACATCCCACAGCGCCTCACAGCTAATGAGCCACCTTAGACCTGATCAAATAGCCTACATCTGCGAGACACTGCGCACTCAACTTGTTTATGAAGAATTTTCATTCATGCGGCCGTTCGTAATTAATGAATCGCTATTTCTGGAAACAGAATTCACGTGAAATAAAAATAAGTCAACTTTTAAACCCCAAGAGAGTCAAAGCTTTCGATTCAGAAACAGGTTGTAAGAAGCCTTAATCCTGCTTATGACCATCTCTAAAACTAGATCAAAAGTAGGTCATTCACCCCATCGATCTGATCGTTTCTGATCTTATTATCCTCAAATCCAGTTTCTTGTCTTTTCTCCAAAATATTTGATTCGCGTATTAATTCAAAATCggtctctctcatacacaaaaaTATACTTCACGAACAACCTGCACAAACCTCCGTGGTAACGGATTCCACAGTTCACGACACTCCGAGTGAAGACAGTCAAAGAACCACAgagatctgcagcacagaaaatgacTTTCAGCGATTACATCAGTGCTGGTCAAAACCAAGCGtcaaactattctaatcccattacCTAACATGGGGCCTATAGCGTTAGAATTTTAAGTGCACGTCGAAATACTTGTTCAATGTTctcagggtttctgcctctaccaccctaacaggcagtgagttccaggtatGCACCACCTGCAGTCTAAAGAcattttttcctcacatctcctgtaAAGCTTCTACCGTAacttatatagagtcatagagatgtacagcatggaaacagacccttccgtccgacctgatatcccaacccaatctagtcccacctgccagcacccggcccatatcccgccaaacgtttcctattcatatacccatccaaacgcctcttaaatgttgtaactg
Proteins encoded in this window:
- the LOC122556344 gene encoding extracellular calcium-sensing receptor-like; its protein translation is MIFAIEEINQSKTLLPNITLGYEIYDDCSISAIASEAALALVNGEQELIEYPDCKGSSNVAAIIGCDSSTSSIAAARTVGTFGIPMISYFATCSCLSDKQEYPTFFRTIPSDKYQSKLLAELVKTFGWNWIGAVRSNTDYGNFGMRTFIEEAQKIGVCIAYSESFYRTDPAEKISKIVQVMKEATTKVVVGFLQKRDMRVLIEEILRQNVTGIQWIGTEGWLTGDTLFTEERARARVGAIGPTTRRTEIAGLRDHLLKIHPTRFPDSTFVKEFWENLFSCSLTTGDTTDTRSSAFQVRPCTGNEHLDGLENTYLPAIMDGSSYHVYKAVYAVAHALDDMLNCEENNGPFMNSTCAHISSFEPWQLLHYLHSVNFTASTGELVYFDENGDPVPKYDLINLQMNAEGMLKIVKIGYYDGSAAEGQEVVLNIGDIVWSSTSKQIPRAVCSESCAPGTRKVSRKGQPICCFDCAECADGEISNTTDSSDCIKCPLEYWSNQQKDRCVPKKIEFLSFQEVLGYVLVALASVGACLALVTVAVFLRYRETPIVRANNSELSFLLLFALTLCFLCSLTFIGKPTGWSCMLRRTAFGIVFVLCISCILGKTVLVVIAFKATLPNNNLMNWFGPMQQRLSVFVLTFLQGLICTIWLIVSPPYPLKNMTYYRDIIILECDVGSLKAFYFVSSYIGLLSTVCFLLAFLARKLPDNFNDAKYITFSMLIFCAVWITFIPAYVSSPGKYTVAVEVFAIWASSFGLLVCIFAPKCYIILLKPENNTKKNMMGKWSSL